One segment of Alistipes finegoldii DSM 17242 DNA contains the following:
- a CDS encoding hydrogen peroxide-inducible genes activator: MTIIQLEYLLAVANCGSFSLAAEHCFVTQPSLSMQVKALEEELGVVLLDRSKKPVIPTEAGDVVLERARETLRAYNNIRESVAELKGETSGKLRLGVIPTIAPYLLHKFILAFVRDYPKVELEISEMITSDIVEALKRDRIDAALVASGTCGEGILEQELFNDRFFAYVSPENALYERSNIRIEDIDLRDLVILSAGNCMRDQIIELCQAKRDMPSHYSFESGSLDTLMRIVDCTSCLTIIPEMAVEYIPADHRDRLKMLAKGATSRKIAVAVRRTYVKSSIIKALTDTIMANAPEVGN, translated from the coding sequence ATGACTATAATTCAGCTTGAATACCTGTTGGCCGTAGCCAACTGCGGCAGTTTTTCGCTGGCCGCCGAACATTGTTTCGTGACCCAGCCCTCGCTGAGCATGCAGGTCAAAGCCCTCGAAGAGGAGCTGGGCGTGGTGCTGCTCGACCGTTCGAAGAAGCCCGTGATCCCGACCGAAGCGGGCGACGTGGTGCTGGAGCGTGCCCGCGAAACGCTGCGGGCCTATAACAACATCCGCGAATCGGTGGCCGAACTCAAGGGCGAGACGTCGGGTAAACTCCGGCTGGGCGTCATCCCGACCATTGCCCCGTACCTGCTGCACAAATTCATCCTCGCTTTCGTGCGCGATTATCCCAAAGTCGAACTGGAGATCTCCGAGATGATCACTTCCGACATCGTCGAGGCCCTCAAGCGCGACCGTATCGACGCGGCGCTGGTGGCCAGCGGCACCTGCGGCGAGGGGATTCTGGAGCAGGAACTCTTCAACGACCGTTTCTTCGCATACGTTTCGCCCGAAAACGCCCTTTATGAGCGCTCAAACATCCGCATCGAGGACATCGACCTGCGCGATCTGGTGATTCTGAGCGCAGGAAACTGTATGCGCGACCAGATCATCGAACTCTGTCAGGCCAAGCGCGACATGCCGTCGCACTACTCGTTCGAATCGGGTTCGCTCGATACGCTCATGCGCATCGTGGACTGCACGTCGTGTCTTACGATCATTCCCGAAATGGCTGTCGAATACATTCCCGCGGATCACCGCGACCGGCTGAAGATGCTGGCCAAAGGCGCCACGTCGCGCAAGATCGCGGTCGCCGTGCGCCGGACCTATGTCAAAAGTTCGATCATCAAGGCCCTGACCGATACGATTATGGCCAATGCCCCGGAGGTCGGGAACTGA